One region of Oryza glaberrima chromosome 7, OglaRS2, whole genome shotgun sequence genomic DNA includes:
- the LOC127780954 gene encoding uncharacterized protein LOC127780954, whose protein sequence is MEELHDCVVQLRSNPQRCRDTVYVGCGAGFGGDRPMAALKLLERVKELNYLVLECLAERTLVDRYQIMMSGGKGYDPRVKEWLSVLLPLALDRGVCIITNMGAVDPLGAQEEVLELASNLGLEITVAVAYETSSGNSVFSNESTGVRQGGSTYLGVASIVHCLENGKPQVVITSRVADAALFLAPMVYELGWNWNDFEELSQGTLASHLLECGCQLTGGYFMHPGDAYRDFSFEQLLDLSLPYAEVSYKGEVFVGKAEGSGGLLSYSTCAEQLLYEVGDPANYITPDLVVDFRDVKFQQISKDKVQCKGAKPSNPCWPEKLLQLLPTESGWKGWGEISYGGQECLKRAHAAEYLVRSWMDETYPGIEGKIISYIIGYDSLKVIGDNKDSSAKQVMDVRFRMDGLFELEEHAIKFVEEFIALYTNGPAGGGGISTGQKKEITLQKILVDREKIFWQVNMKKSSIPSPQNQATNADKGQMCDQQQHKCPRRCAMGTLPLNTNMDTLLSAVPSPSGTKIPLYHVAHSRAGDKGNDLNFSIIPHFPDDIGRLRAVITRDWVKNAVSPLLDSSSFPADRANQVWYDPLENVSIEIYDVPGISSLNVVVRNILDGGVNSSRRIDRHGKTLSDLILCQNVVLPP, encoded by the exons ATGGAAGAACTTCATGACTGTGTGGTCCAGTTG AGGAGCAATCCTCAGCGGTGCAGGGACACCGTTTATGTTGGCTGTGGTGCTGGATTTGGGGGTGACCGGCCCATGGCTGCTCTCAAGTTGCTGGAGAGAGTCAAGGAACTTAACTACCTTGTGCTCGAGTGTTTGGCCGAGCGAACTCTCGTGGATCGCTACCAAATCATGATGTCGGGAGGAAAAGGATATGATCCCCGAG TTAAGGAGTGGCTGTCTGTGCTTCTACCCTTAGCCTTGGATAGAGGAGTTTGCATAATAACTAACATGGGCGCTG TGGATCCACTTGGAGCTCAAGAAGAAGTTCTGGAGCTGGCATCTAATTTGGGATTGGAAATAACAGTCGCTGTAGCTTATGAAACATCTTCAG GAAATTCTGTATTTTCTAATGAATCAACTGGGGTGCGACAG GGCGGAAGCACATATCTTGGTGTGGCCTCAATTGTACACTGCCTAGAAAATGGCAAACCACAAGTTGTTATTACTTCTCGGGTTGCTGATGCTGCGCTGTTCTTAGCACCTATG GTATATGAATTAGGTTGGAATTGGAATGACTTTGAGGAGTTGTCACAAGGGACATTGGCTAGCCATCTTTTGGAATGTGGATGCCAACTCACTGGAGGGTATTTCATGCACCCTG GAGATGCATATcgagatttttcttttgaacaGCTTCTGGATTTGTCTCTTCCATATGCCGAAGTCAGTTACAAAGGAGAAGTGTTTGTTGGAAAGGCAGAGGGCAGTGGAGGTCTTCTAAGCTACAGCACATGTGCAGAACAGCTTCTGTACGAAGTTGGAGATCCTGCAAACTATATCACTCCTGATCTG GTTGTAGATTTCCGTGATGTGAAGTTCCAGCAAATATCAAAAGACAAGGTCCAGTGCAAAGGAGCAAAACCATCCAATCCTTGCTGGCCCGAGAAACTCCTCCAATTGCTTCCTACT GAGAGCGGATGGAAAGGCTGGGGAGAGATATCATATGGTGGCCAAGAATGTTTGAAGCGAGCTCATGCAGCAGAATACCTC GTTAGGTCATGGATGGATGAAACATATCCTGGCATTGAAGGAAAAATTATCTCATACATAATAGGGTATGATAGTTTGAAAGTCATTGGAGATAACAAAGACAGTTCTGCCAAACAAGTGATGGATGTCAGGTTCCGGATGGATGGGCTATTTGAGCTGGAAGAACATGCTATCAAATTTGTTGAAGAGTTCATTGCACTTTATACAAATGGGCcggctggtggtggcggcatAAG CACTGGGCAGAAGAAGGAAATAACTCTGCAGAAAATACTG GTTGATCGGGAGAAGATCTTTTGGCAAGTAAATATGAAGAAATCAAGTATTCCTTCTCCGCAGAATCAGGCTACGAATGCTGACAAGGGTCAAATGTGTGATCAACAACAACACAAGTGCCCAAGAAGGTGTGCAATGGGCACTCTTCCCTTGAACACAAACATGGACACACTGCTATCTGCTGTTCCTTCTCCATCTGGAACAAAGATTCCTCTATACCACGTAGCTCACAGCAGGGCCGGTGATAAAGGGAATGATTTGAATTTCTCCATCATTCCGCATTTCCCTGATGACATTGGTCGGCTGAGGGCAGTGATCACTCGAGATTGGGTCAAGAATGCTGTTTCACCCCTTCTTGATTCCTCCTCGTTTCCCGCTGATCGAGCAAATCAGGTTTGGTATGATCCGCTCGAGAATGTAAGTATTGAGATTTATGATGTCCCAGGAATCAGCTCCCTGAACGTTGTCGTGAGGAATATCCTCGATGGCGGTGTGAATTCTTCGAGAAGGATTGATCGGCACGGGAAAACTCTATCAGATCTCATCTTGTGCCAGAATGTTGTCTTGCCTCCGTGA
- the LOC127778670 gene encoding uncharacterized protein LOC127778670, protein MAAAADGLPPGVRFDPADDELVSRYLLRRLRKQPIPLHGVIHEADPLGAPPWMLLADHGRGGDEAFFFTEARAKNVKGKRQKRTVEGGGFWQGQRVCVDGERLSVPGGDGGGGLEIEWRKYMLSFFAEGERGSSGWVMHEYAITAPDDLASSPIRLYRVRFSGHGKKRKREPERLGARVHDDDVDGGQRAAPRRAVAETALFVQPSAVDCAESAGQSFSGAIEPVFHDLPDMMPEQADAGDTTETTAAVVNLTDAMSEQPVLPLAADGDDQSSYGVIDPAFRDLADLIVLPPEPDDGGMERATPCTPMSETALFEQQGPPLAPGNADCADHQSSYGVIDPAFCEQADAGEAETTVSAAVVNQNYSMALCDFNFPEVLSYVDFTAGMEPSWQQRWPPMSESAPFEQQEPPLAPVAMVDLPPGNADCADHQSCSGVIDPAFRDLPDMTVLPPEQADTGGGAETTTAMVSLTDKLKYSSSMDGEAAQAWCDFDFPESTDEALSYIDFTAGAHTDNDGGVSETAMFEQLGSPPQHDPLPMDADGADQSSSGPLIDTVFRDHAEPIVLPLEQADTGGGAAAAVNLMDKQKYSSSMDGEAAPAWCDSDFPESIDEVLSYIDVSTDDTSCIDFSMDDLFDLAD, encoded by the coding sequence atggcggcggcggcggatgggcttCCGCCGGGCGTCAGGTTCGaccccgccgacgacgagctcgtcTCCCGCTACCTGCTCCGGCGCCTCCGGAAGCAGCCCATCCCGCTCCACGGCGTCATCCACGAGGCGGATCCCCTCGGCGCGCCGCCATGGATGCTCCTCGCCGATCACGGccggggcggcgacgaggcctTCTTCTTCACCGAGGCGCGCGCCAAGAACGTCAAGGGGAAGCGGCAGAAGCGTACCGTCGAGGGTGGGGGGTTCTGGCAGGGGCAGCGGGTTTGCGTCGACGGTGAGAGGCTGAGCGTcccaggcggcgacggcggcggcgggttggaGATCGAGTGGCGGAAGTACATGCTGAGCTTCTTCGCCGAGGGGGAGAGGGGCAGCTCGGGGTGGGTGATGCACGAGTACGCCATCACGGCGCCCGATGATCTCGCCTCGTCGCCGATCCGGCTTTACCGCGTCCGTTTCAGCGGCCACGGCAAGAAGCGCAAGCGGGAGCCGGAACGCCTGGGCGCCCGCGTCcatgacgacgacgtcgacggtgGACAACGCGCCGCGCCCCGGCGCGCCGTGGCAGAGACCGCCCTGTTCGTGCAGCCGAGCGCCGTGGATTGCGCCGAATCCGCTGGTCAGAGCTTCTCCGGCGCGATCGAGCCTGTGTTCCACGATCTCCCCGACATGATGCCGGAGCAAGCTGATGCCGGAGACACTACAGAGACTACCGCAGCGGTGGTGAACCTCACGGACGCCATGTCCGAGCAGCCCGTTCTTCCGCTAGCAGCAGATGGCGACGATCAGAGCTCCTACGGTGTCATCGATCCGGCGTTCCGCGATCTTGCTGACCTGATCGTCTTGCCACCTGAGCCAGATGACGGTGGCATGGAACGCGCCACGCCCTGCACTCCCATGTCAGAGACCGCCCTGTTCGAGCAGCAAGGGCCTCCGCTCGCTCCTGGCAATGCTGATTGCGCCGATCATCAGAGCTCCTACGGTGTCATCGATCCGGCGTTCTGTGAGCAAGCCGACGCCGGAGAGGCAGAGACCACCGTATCCGCAGCAGTGGTGAACCAGAACTACTCCATGGCGTTGTGTGATTTCAATTTTCCGGAGGTACTCAGCTAcgtcgacttcaccgccggcatGGAGCCCTCCTGGCAACAGCGCTGGCCTCCCATGTCAGAGAGCGCCCCGTTCGAGCAGCAGGAGCCTCCGCTCGCGCCCGTGGCAATGGTGGATCTCCCTCCTGGCAATGCCGATTGCGCCGATCATCAGAGCTGCTCTGGCGTGATCGACCCGGCGTTCCGTGATCTCCCCGACATGACCGTCCTGCCACCAGAGCAAGCTGACACCGGAGGCGGAGCAGAGACTACCACAGCAATGGTGAGCCTCACGGACAAGCTAAAATACTCCTCCTCCATGGACGGCGAAGCAGCGCAGGCGTGGTGTGATTTTGATTTTCCAGAGAGCACTGATGAGGCGCTCAGCTACATCGACTTCACTGCCGGCGCCCACACTGACAACGACGGTGGCGTGTCAGAGACCGCCATGTTCGAGCAGCTGGGGTCTCCGCCACAGCACGATCCTCTGCCGATGGATGCTGATGGCGCCGATCAGAGCTCCTCCGGCCCGTTGATCGACACGGTGTTCCGTGATCACGCCGAACCGATCGTCCTGCCACTAGAGCAAGCTGACACCGGAGGTGGTGCAGCAGCGGCGGTGAACCTCATGGACAAGCAGAAGTATTCCTCCTCCatggacggcgaggcggcgccggcgtggtgtGATTCGGATTTCCCGGAGAGCATTGACGAGGTGCTCAGCTACATCGACGTCAGCACCGATGACACGAGCTGCATCGACTTCTCCATGGACGACCTCTTCGATCTTGCAGACTAG
- the LOC127780213 gene encoding uncharacterized protein LOC127780213, which produces MALAGSSGDSEPMLPKIHGKRSDRPRGRNHTPWAPLQGLLNSVRNIRKYVNDRSVGSKMMKSTERDSLSSSASETAPKLKDNNGEDTKYKLLEIKTEITERIDPKTRGKRSARHRVKEPALWTSQDELQKFETGKNRNGNEQAVYSRKRKKTASKGEAKTGTGNDVTEKTGVRVIDTSAEVKNSTSENTNQKDGVPTLNTPMDKKLSGADAFKQEDALIADDAGAGLKDSNGAAASALDQHATGATNPMENKADNGVSGAEAALASIYGEPSEWDMCITFAVKLLMDEMPLPEDAAEVEEFFRQSITNIAGSSVP; this is translated from the exons ATGGCCCTTGCGG GATCATCAGGAGATTCTGAACCTATGCTTCCCAAGATTCATGGAAAGCGTTCGGACCGCCCAAGGGGAAGGAATCATACACCTTGGGCACCACTTCAGGGGCTTCTGAACTCTGTAAGGAATATAAGAAAATATGTGAATGATCGGAGTGTTGGCTCAAAGATGATGAAATCAACTGAAAGAGACAGCCTGTCAAGCAGTGCATCTGAAACGGCACCTAAATTAAAGGACAACAATGGTGAAGATACTAAATACAAACTTCTAGAAATAAAAACAGAGATCACTGAACGCATAGACCCGAAAACACGCGGTAAACGTTCGGCGCGCCACAGGGTAAAAGAGCCTGCATTGTGGACATCACAGGATGAGCTCCAGAAATTTGAAACTGGGAAGAACAGGAATGGTAATGAACAGGCTGTTTATtcaaggaagaggaagaagacagcTTCCAAGGGAGAGGCGAAAACCGGCACCGGTAACGATGTTACTGAGAAGACTGGTGTCCGAGTGATTGATACCTCAGCTGAGGTGAAGAACAGCACTAGTGAAAATACAAACCAGAAGGACGGTGTGCCAACTCTCAATACTCCAATGGACAAGAAACTTTCAGGTGCAGATGCATTTAAGCAGGAGGATGCCTTGATAGCTGATGATGCTGGAGCTGGCCTCAAGGACAGCAATGGTGCAGCTGCCAGTGCTCTTGATCAGCATGCCACTGGTGCCACCAATCCTATGGAGAACAAAGCAGACAATG GTGTTTCAGGTGCAGAAGCAGCCCTAGCATCGATATACGGAGAGCCGTCCGAATGGGACATGTGTATCACATTTGCTGTCAAGCTGCTGATGGATGAGATGCCACTTCCTGAGGATGCCGCAGAAGTTGAAGAGTTCTTCAGACAAAGCATCACAAATATTGCAGGATCTTCTGTCCCCTAG
- the LOC127780459 gene encoding disease resistance protein RGA5-like gives MVSALTGALNSLLFKLNDLLGSEHKSLKGLRGEIGFLESELRSMNSMLRRLADMEEIDAQTKEWRDRVREMTYDIEDCIDLFVHHLGSLTGKAGVIKKMAWIIKGLQLSHRISGHIQELKARVMDESDRYRRYDTMNISSMSSEAHLHRDASGSRTRSVDPRLSALYTEAERLVGIDGPKDKIIKWLMDTQGGISQRLRTMAIVGCGGLGKTTLANQVYLEVKNQFDCSAFVTVSQNPDVKHVLAKILSDVSGAIGGALADEHHLINKLREYLQDKRYFLVIDDIWDAQTWRIIECALVKNSQGSRIVTTTRINEIAKSCCCSYGDQVYEMKALCATDSKRLFFRRIFNSDERCPPQLREAANNILRKCGGLPLAIISISSLLATKPKSLDQWDKVKSRINYTQENSPDIETMAWVLSLSYFDLPHHLKTCLMYLSIFPEDYVIKKERLIGRWIAEGFIHAKQGESLYEIGENYFNELINRSLLQPVDIEDDGQVHACRVHDTILDFVVSRSNEENFVTMVGASDLTSTPTGKIRRLSFHKNSEGSVTMPTYLLRSHVPSLTTFLHAGQVPPLLGFYGLRVLDLENCSGLKNHDLKSIGRLIQLRYLNIKGTDISDLPCQIRELQYLETLDIRSTHVKELPSAIVQLQRLAHLIVDCHVKLPDGIGNMQALEELTGFSVFMYPSTFLQEIGKISSLRVLRVVWNYVDFQGNAETYKENLAISLTKLGTCYLESLSLDIHGHDEEDDFSLHLWTLAPCRLRKLYIGRWHPISRIPNWTESLANLQYLHIYVKRINQEDLRMLGSIPSLLTLYLFSDEAPKEKLTISSQGFQSLTFFKIHCYHMGLVFEAGSMAKLEYLHILISAFQVKSWDGSFDFGIQHLYCLTKVYAYINCYGLTAEEAEAAVNAIMISVDTIPNCPKLQIDRRYAPL, from the exons ATGGTAAGCGCTCTGACCGGGGCACTGAACTCTCTTCTCTTCAAGCTCAATGACCTGCTCGGAAGCGAACACAAATCTCTCAAAGGGTTAAGGGGGGAGATCGGGTTCCTCGAGAGCGAGCTTCGCAGCATGAACTCGATGCTTCGGAGGCTCGCAGACATGGAGGAAATCGATGCCCAGACAAAGGAGTGGAGGGACAGGGTGCGGGAGATGACCTACGACATCGAGGATTGCATCGACCTCTTCGTGCATCACCTCGGCTCCCTAACCGGGAAAGCCGGGGTCATCAAGAAGATGGCATGGATAATCAAGGGGCTACAGTTGTCGCATCGGATCAGCGGGCACATACAAGAGCTGAAGGCTCGTGTCATGGACGAGAGCGATCGGTACAGAAGGTACGACACGATGAACATCTCCAGCATGAGCTCTGAAGCACATCTGCACAGAGATGCCTCCGGTTCTAGAACTAGATCAGTTGATCCTCGATTGTCCGCTCTCTACACGGAGGCGGAGAGACTTGTTGGAATCGATGGACCAAAGGATAAGATCATCAAATGGCTAATGGATACGCAAGGAGGCATCTCACAACGGCTCAGAACAATGGCGATCGTTGGGTGTGGAGGTTTGGGCAAGACCACACTTGCAAACCAAGTTTACCTTGAAGTTAAAAATCAGTTTGATTGCAGCGCTTTTGTGACCGTTTCGCAAAATCCTGACGTGAAGCATGTTCTGGCAAAAATCCTCTCTGATGTTTCCGGGGCCATTGGTGGTGCATTGGCTGATGAACATCACTTAATCAACAAGCTAAGAGAATACCTCCAGGATAAAAG ATATTTTCTTGTCATTGATGATATATGGGATGCACAAACTTGGAGAATAATTGAGTGTGCATTGGTCAAGAACAGTCAAGGTAGCAGAATAGTCACCACAACACGTATAAATGAAATAGCTAAATCTTGCTGCTGCTCTTATGGTGATCAAGTATATGAAATGAAAGCTCTTTGTGCTACTGACTCCAAAAGATTGTTTTTCAGAAGAATTTTCAATTCTGATGAAAGGTGCCCTCCTCAATTGAGGGAAGCTGCCAATAACATATTGAGAAAGTGCGGTGGCTTACCATTGGCTATTATTTCTATATCAAGTTTGCTGGCTACCAAACCAAAATCATTAGACCAGTGGGATAAGGTGAAAAGTCGAATTAATTATACACAAGAAAACAGTCCAGATATTGAAACAATGGCATGGGTTTTATCTCTCAGCTACTTTGATCTTCCTCATCATCTAAAGACATGTTTAATGTATTTGAGTATATTTCCAGAAGATTATGTGATAAAGAAAGAGCGTCTAATAGGTAGATGGATTGCTGAAGGATTCATTCATGCAAAACAAGGGGAAAGCCTATATGAGATAGGAGAGAATTATTTCAATGAGCTCATCAATAGGAGCTTGCTCCAGCCAGTAGACATAGAGGATGATGGTCAGGTGCATGCTTGCCGAGTGCACGATACCATCCTTGATTTCGTCGTGTCCAGATCAAATGAAGAAAATTTTGTTACTATGGTTGGTGCTTCAGATCTCACATCTACTCCAACTGGCAAGATTCGTCGCCTATCATTCCATAAAAACAGTGAAGGAAGTGTCACAATGCCAACATACCTGCTCAGATCCCATGTCCCGTCATTGACGACATTTTTGCACGCTGGACAGGTgcctcctcttctgggtttttATGGTCTGCGTGTGTTGGACCTTGAAAATTGTAGTGGATTGAAAAACCATGATCTTAAAAGTATAGGAAGACTAATTCAGTTGAGGTATCTGAACATCAAAGGGACAGATATAAGTGATCTGCCATGTCAGATACGGGAACTTCAATATCTGGAGACATTAGACATCAGATCAACTCATGTGAAAGAATTGCCTTCAGCAATTGTTCAGCTTCAACGGTTGGCGCATCTGATTGTTGATTGCCATGTTAAACTACCTGATGGAATTGGAAATATGCAAGCATTGGAAGAGCTAACAGGTTTCTCTGTTTTCATGTATCCTTCAACATTTCTGCAAGAGATAGGAAAGATCTCCAGTCTAAGGGTGTTGAGGGTAGTTTGGAACTACGTCGACTTTCAAGGAAATGCAGAAACTTACAAGGAAAATCTGGCCATTTCTCTCACCAAGCTAGGCACATGCTACCTTGAGTCTCTTTCTCTTGATATCCATGGACATGACGAGGAAGACGATTTCTCACTACATTTGTGGACCCTTGCTCCTTGTAGACTCCGGAAATTATACATTGGTCGATGGCATCCCATTTCCAGGATACCAAACTGGACTGAATCCCTTGCAAACCTTCAGTACTTGCATATATATGTCAAAAGAATTAACCAAGAAGATCTGAGGATGCTTGGAAGCATACCTTCTCTCCTCACTCTATACCTATTCTCCGATGAGGCCCCTAAAGAGAAGCTCACCATCAGTAGCCAAGGATTCCAATCTCTAACATTCTTTAAGATTCACTGCTATCATATGGGATTGGTTTTTGAGGCAGGATCTATGGCAAAGCTCGAGTACCTTCATATCCTGATCAGTGCATTTCAAGTGAAGTCTTGGGATGGCAGCTTTGATTTTGGGATTCAGCATCTCTACTGCCTCACCAAGGTGTATGCCTATATTAACTGTTATGGCTTGACCGCTGAGGAGGCTGAAGCTGCAGTGAATGCCATTATGATTTCTGTTGACACGATCCCTAATTGTCCCAAGCTGCAGATTGATAGGCGATATGCACCCTTGTGA
- the LOC127778845 gene encoding uncharacterized protein LOC127778845 gives MLMAAGAAAAHAPSRRLPHCRPGGCGGGAPPRIWAAELGAPTTLPLLRRRFVGCSCSPSPSPGGDEDGARQLFDEFSVLSPNIPWEVEDIWRTFAAYFFIFHIPFSFGGLGVVAELLHCPSLDPLTTYSTKKDHKLWAFFQGKLYPQHSWVKETVLGYI, from the exons ATGCTCATGGCCGCCGGGGCAGCGGCAGCTCACGCCCCGTCGCGTCGCCTTCCCCACTGCAGGCccggaggctgcggcggcggggctcctcCTCGTATctgggcggcggagctcggggctCCGACCACGCTCCCGCTCCTGCGTCGTCGCTTTGTCGGCTGCTcatgctctccctctccctcccccggTGGCGACGAGGACGGTGCCCGCCAACTGTTCGAT GAGTTTTCGGTGCTCTCTCCAAATATTCCTTGGGAGGTCGAGGATATATGGAGAACATTTGCAGCTTATTTCTTTATCTTTCATATCCCTTTCAGCTTTGGAGGGCTTGGTGTAGTGGCCGAACTGCTACATTGCCCTTCACTTGATCCACTCACCACA TACTCCACGAAAAAGGATCATAAACTTTGGGCCTTCTTTCAAGGGAAGCTTTATCCACAACACAGCTGGGTAAAAGAAACTGTGCTAG GATACATATGA
- the LOC127778580 gene encoding uncharacterized protein LOC127778580, whose translation MAAAAHGLPPGVRFDPADDELVSRYLLRRLRKQPIPLHGVIHEADPLGAPPWMLLADHGRGGDEAFFFAEARAKNVRGKRQKRTVEGGGFWQGQRVCIDGERLRVPGDGGGGEVGGELEIEWRKYMLSFFAEGERGSSGWVMHEYAITAPADLASSPIRLYRVRFSGHGKKRKREPERLGARVHDDDVDGGERAAPRRAVAETALFVQQSSAVDCAESADQSFSGVIEPVFRDLPDMMPEQADAGDTAETTAAVVNLTDAMTEQLVLPLAADGDDQSSYGVIDPAFRDLADLMVLPPVLAQQEPPLAPVAMVDLPPGNADCADHQSCSGVIDPAFRDLPDMTVLPPEQADTGGGAETTTAMVSLTDKLKYSSSMDGEAAPAWCDFDFPESTDEVLSYINFTAGAHDNNDGSVGRAAPWRPVSEIAMFEQPSAVDLPPGDADCTESADQSFSGVIEPVFHDLPDMIREQADAGDTAETTAAVVNQNYSMALCDFDSGIDFTAGAHDSGMERATPWTPMSEAALFEQQGPPLAPAAVVDLPPGNADCADHQSSYGDMIVLPSEQAGAGGGAETTEALFDQPVPPLAADCANQGSYGVIDPVFRDLADLIVLPPEQADAMDGEAAPAWCDFDFPENIDEALSYVDFTAGAHADNDGGVSETAMFEQPGSPPQHDPLLMDADGADQSSSSGALIDTVFGDHAEPIVLPLEQADTGGGAAAAVNLMDKQKYSSSSMDGEEAPAWCDSDFPESIDEVLSYVDFSTDGASCDFSMDELFDLAD comes from the coding sequence atggcggcggccgcgcatGGGCTTCCGCCGGGCGTCAGGTTCGaccccgccgacgacgagctcgtcTCCCGCTACCTGCTCCGGCGCCTCCGGAAGCAGCCCATCCCGCTCCACGGCGTCATCCACGAGGCGGATCCCCTCGGCGCGCCGCCATGGATGCTCCTCGCCGATCACGGccggggcggcgacgaggcctTCTTCTTCGCCGAGGCGCGCGCCAAGAACGTCAGGGGGAAGCGGCAGAAGCGTACCGTCGAGGGTGGGGGGTTCTGGCAGGGGCAGCGGGTGTGCATCGACGGCGAGAGGCTGCGCgtccccggcgacggcggcggcggcgaagtcggCGGGGAATTGGAGATCGAGTGGCGGAAGTACATGCTGAGCTTCTTCGCCGAGGGGGAGAGGGGCAGCTCGGGGTGGGTGATGCACGAGTACGCCATCACGGCGCCCGCTGACCTCGCCTCGTCGCCGATCCGGCTTTACCGCGTCCGGTTCAGCGGCCACGGCAAGAAGCGCAAGCGGGAGCCGGAACGCCTGGGCGCCCGCgtccacgacgacgacgtcgacggtgGAGAACGCGCCGCGCCCCGGCGCGCCGTGGCAGAGACCGCCCTGTTCGTGCAGCAGTCGAGCGCCGTGGATTGCGCCGAATCCGCCGATCAGAGCTTCTCCGGCGTGATCGAGCCTGTGTTCCGCGATCTCCCCGACATGATGCCAGAGCAAGCTGATGCCGGAGACACTGCAGAGACTACAGCAGCGGTGGTGAACCTCACGGACGCCATGACCGAGCAGCTCGTTCTTCCGCTAGCAGCAGATGGCGACGATCAGAGCTCCTACGGTGTCATCGATCCGGCGTTCCGCGATCTTGCTGACCTGATGGTCCTGCCACCTGTGCTCGCGCAGCAGGAGCCTCCGCTCGCGCCCGTGGCAATGGTGGATCTCCCTCCTGGCAATGCTGATTGCGCCGATCATCAGAGCTGCTCTGGCGTGATCGACCCGGCGTTCCGTGATCTCCCCGACATGACCGTGCTGCCACCAGAGCAAGCTGACACCGGAGGCGGAGCAGAGACTACCACAGCAATGGTGAGCCTCACGGACAAGCTGAAATACTCCTCCTCCATGGACGGCGAGGCAGCGCCGGCGTGGTGTGATTTCGATTTTCCAGAGAGCACTGATGAGGTGCTCAGCTACATCAACTTCACCGCCGGTGCCCACGACAACAATGACGGCAGTGTGGGACGCGCCGCGCCATGGCGTCCCGTGTCAGAGATCGCCATGTTCGAGCAGCCGAGCGCCGTGGATCTCCCTCCTGGCGATGCTGATTGCACTGAATCCGCCGATCAGAGCTTCTCCGGCGTGATCGAGCCGGTGTTCCATGATCTCCCCGACATGATCCGTGAGCAAGCTGATGCCGGAGACACCGCAGAGACTACTGCAGCGGTGGTGAACCAGAACTACTCCATGGCGTTGTGTGATTTCGACAGCGGCAttgacttcaccgccggcgcccACGACAGCGGCATGGAACGCGCCACGCCCTGGACTCCCATGTCAGAGGCCGCCCTGTTCGAGCAGCAAGGGCCTCCGCTCGCTCCCGCGGCAGTGGTGGATCTCCCTCCTGGCAATGCTGATTGTGCCGATCATCAGAGCTCCTACGGTGACATGATCGTCCTGCCATCAGAGCAAGCTGGCGCCGGAGGCGGAGCAGAGACTACCGAGGCCCTGTTCGACCAGCCCGTTCCGCCGCTTGCAGCAGATTGCGCCAATCAGGGCTCCTACGGCGTGATCGACCCGGTGTTCCGCGATCTCGCCGACTTGATCGTTCTGCCACCAGAGCAGGCCGACGCCatggacggcgaggcggcgccggcgtggtgtGATTTCGATTTTCCGGAGAACATTGATGAGGCGCTCAGCTAcgtcgacttcaccgccggcgcccACGCTGACAACGACGGTGGCGTGTCAGAGACCGCCATGTTCGAGCAGCCGGGGTCTCCGCCACAGCACGATCCTCTGCTGATGGATGCTGATGGCGCCGATcagagctcctcctccggcgcgcTGATCGACACGGTGTTCGGTGATCACGCCGAACCGATCGTCCTGCCACTGGAGCAAGCTGACACCGGAGGTGGTGCAGCAGCGGCGGTGAACCTCATGGACAAGCAgaagtactcctcctcctcaatgGATGGCGAGGAGGCGCCGGCGTGGTGTGATTCGGATTTCCCGGAGAGCATTGACGAGGTGCTCAGCTACGTCGACTTCAGCACCGATGGCGCGAGCTGCGACTTCTCCATGGACGAGCTCTTCGATCTTGCAGATTAG